Genomic window (Mustela erminea isolate mMusErm1 chromosome X, mMusErm1.Pri, whole genome shotgun sequence):
tggggaggatgggcagaAGCGACGACGCAACCGGCCTGAAGCCTTCCCCACTGCTGAAGATATCTTTGCTAAGTTCCAGCATCTTTCACATTATGACCAGCACCAGGTCACGGCTCAGGTGTGGGCCTAGGTCCTGCCCTTTTCCCAACATTCTGCCAGCCTGccctgttttcctttcctcctccttctatcCCCGCTAGGCAGGCTAAGCCTCCTGGTCTCATCCCTGTCTGccatcttccttttcttgcttcCCTGGTTCTTTCTGCGTCTCTCCACTCCCGTCTCACTCCCACTGCCCTTATTAGGTCTCCCGGAATGTTCTGGAACAGATCACAAGCTTTGCCCTTGGCATGTCATACCATTTGCCTCTGGTGCAGCATGTGCAGTTCATCTTCGACCTCATGGAATATTCACTCAGCATCAGTGGCCTCATCGACTTTGCCATTCAGGTGGGGAAGTTGGGGAGATGAGGGTGGAAGAAGGTGTTTGTGCTGTATGGGGTCCCGAGGTCAAGAGTCGGGCCTCAAGCCTGTGTCCTGGGCTACTTGGGATGGGCAGGAAAGCCAGCCCGGTGGGGGCTGGAGGGTCAGGTGGAACACGAGCTAAGAAGGCCCAGACTAGCGGCTCACGTGCTCCACAGGGAGGCCCAAGAGATAGATGAGAGCATTGGGTACGGACTGTCCTCCTGCAGTGGAGTTCATAAAACTGTATCCTAGAGATGGGTTAGATTGTCAATGTGGCTTGTGGCgttaatagaataaaggacagTGGCGTATGGCAACAGGGTCCTTCTAGACTGAGGCAGCTGCAGTGGAAAGGGGCTCGGGCCTGTCTGGGCAGTTGCCTCACGGGAAGGGAGGTTATATGGCACACAGGGGCCTCTTCTCATCTCTCACCacttcccaacacacacatacttgCTCTGCCAGCTCCTAAATGAACTAAGCGTAGTCGAGGCCGAGTTGCTTCTCAAGTCCTCAGATCTGGTGGGCAGCTACACTACCAGCCTGTGCCTGTGCATCGTGGCCGTCCTGCGGCACTACCATGCCTGCCTCATCCTCAACCAGGACCAGATGGCCCAGGTCTTCGAGGGGTAAGTGGGGGCCGCGAAATAACTGGGTGGCTCGGGGCTCTGGCTAGTGCCAGTGGAAGCAGGCCCCTGAAGGACATGGGGCTCTCGCCATGGCCAAGCCTCTGCCATTTGGGCAGGCAGGGAAGACTAGTACCAAGAGCCATGAGCCTGTGTCCGGGGACCTTCATGCCTTGGCTGTGCACATGGCTTACGGACCATCTCAACCTTGCACCCTCGTGACAGGCTGTGTGGCGTAGTGAAGCATGGGATGAACCGGTCAGATGGCTCCTCGGCGGAACGCTGTATCCTTGCTTATCTCTATGATCTGTACACCTCCTGTAGCCATTTAAAGAGCAAATTTGGGGAGCTCTTCAGGTAAGAGAGGTGGGAGGTGAGGGTAGAGAGTGGGACCTTGGCCCATCTCCTTCCCATTACCGCTCAACTCAGGAGCAGGGCACAGCCTAGGACCCCGCTGTCTCTGGCCATCTGGGAACTCTGTCCTTCATGTGTTCTTGGTTCTGGAGAGTAGGCCTGCCTCCTTATCAGCCTGGCCTCCAGCCCATCTCCAAAGGGCCCACactcctcctcccagcctccagaagccTCCCGTGCCTTGTTCTCACTGGGTCCCTGTCCCGCCCACTCGGCTTGGTCCCATCTCCCTTTTGCTTGTCTCAGGGTCCCCGGtgcctcccttttttcccctcctctcccccttcccaacCATCCCTCTGCCTCGCCAGATCATCCCCGACATTGCCGtgtcccttctcccactcctgcaGCGACTTCTGTTCCAAGGTGAAAAACACCATCTACTGCAATGTGGAGCCCTCAGAATCCAACATGCGCTGGGCACCCGAGTTCATGATTGACACTCTGGAGAACCCCGCAGCTCACACCTTCACCTACACGGGGCTAGGCAAGAGTCTTAGTGAGAACCCTGCTAACCGCTACAGCTTTGTCTGCAATGCCCTTATGCACGTCTGTGTGGGGCACCATGATCCCGATAGGTATGGGGTGTACTGAGTGGGGAACGGCGCTCCTGCCTGAGTTTGGGAGGGATGAGATGCCCGGGAGGTATGGCAAACTTGGTTACTGCTGGGGTGGAGATGAAAAGTTAATGAGTCTGAGGTTTTGTGGAACAAGGTTTTTCCTGAGGGCGTTTGTACTTCTCCCCAGGGTGAATGACATCGCAATCCTGTGTGCGGAGCTGACAGGCTATTGCAAGTCACTGAGTGCCGAATGGCTAGGGGTCCTGAAGGCCTTGTGCTGCTCCTCTAACAATGGCACTTGTGGTTTCAACGACCTTCTTTGCAACGTAGATGTGAGACTTCTGCCGGTCCCGCTGGGGCATGGGACAGTTCCCAgggcttggtggggagggggttggtcCCAGTCGTCGAGGTTACAGAGGGACAGAGACCCATAGAGCGGAGGCCGACCGCTTTGAGTTGGCAGCCTCTCTGCGCAGAGGTGGGATATCTTGGCTGCTTTTTCCTCCAGGTCAGTGACCTGTCTTTTCATGACTCCCTGGCTACTTTTGTTGCCATCCTCATCGCTCGGCAGTGTCTGCTCCTTGAGGATCTGATTCGCTGTGCTGCCATCCCTTCGCTCCTTAATGCCGGTGAACTGCCAATCCATAATCCCTAGAATTTCTGTACCCTAAGTTTGACTAGATACCCGATGGCCACACACTCACTGTTCAGTGTGAGGCTCCCCAGTACCACCAGAGGCTGCTGGTCCAGTGGTGTGCCTTGCTCTGGGAGTGGCCTCATTCTAACCGGCCATTGGTGGCCCCTGTCTTTCGATCTTTCCGTGTTTTGACCCTCCGAGGGACTCCCCTTGCACTGTAAGACAGTTGGTTGCCCCACCTCTCCTTGGGCATTATCTTGTCATATTTCCTTTTGCCTGACTTTGCCTTCCCTTGCAGCCCTTTGCCAACACCGTGTCCCTTCGCCCtgtccaatatattttttttaagcttgcaGTGAACAGGACTCTGAGCCGGGGGCCCGGCTTACCTGCCGCATCCTCCTCCACCTTTTCAAGACGCCACAACTCAATCCTTGCCAGTCGGACGGAAGTAAGTGACCCTGATCTGGGCCAGCCAGCAGTAGAAAATGTGACTGCCActgccaccgccccccccccccccccccccccccccccgtttctaCTTTTGCTTCCCCTGACTTCAGCTCCCTCCCCAGACAAGCCTACAGTAGGAATCCGTTCCTCCTGTGACCGCCACCTGCTGGCTGCCTCCCAGAACCGCATAGTGGATGGAGCTGTGTTTGCTGTTCTCAAGGCTGTGTTTGTACTTGGTATGGGATAGGAAGGGAGCAGTGCCAAAAGTGTGTGTGGGGTGGAGTACCAGCCGAGCTACAGAGGACAGTCTTTCTCCCTCCTGAAGGTGGTCTCTCGGACCTCTGGGGAGGAGAGGCGGGAGGGAAGTGTATTTCTGTCCCCTAGGGCCGGATTTGGGGAGTTGCTGCCTCTGTGGGTCCGGGCTGGGTCTCTCCACTGTGTTCAGATCTCACTCTGCCCTTCCCTATCTGCCACCCTTGAACCACAGGGGATGCGGAACTGAAGGGTTCAGGCTTCACTGTGACAGGAGGAACAGAAGAACttccagaggaggagggaggaggtggcagTGGCGGTCGGAGGCAGGGTGGCCGCAACATCTCTGTGGAGACAGCCAGTCTGGACGTCTATGCCAAGTACGTGCTGCGCAGCATCTGCCAACAGGTCAGTCTCACCTTCCCCCCTCAGGCCGCCTCGGTGCCTTTCTAGAGCATAGTCCTGTTTTCCGTGATCACGCCACCTTTCCCCTATACATCATGGCCTTTGTCAACCCCCAGCCCGTCCCCCTTATCCCTCACCCCGCTCACCGGTTGCCCCAGTGCCCTAATGACCAGCTTCCTCAGGAATGGGTAGGAGAGCGTTGCCTTAAATCGCTGTGTGAGGACAGCAACGACCTGCaagaccctgtgctgagcagtGCCCAGGCCCAGCGCCTCATGCAGCTCATCTGCTACCCGTACCGCTTGCTGGACAATGAGGATGGGGAGAACCCCCAGCGGCAGCGCATTAAGCGCATTCTCCAGGTAGGCCAAGGTGATGGGGGTCTTGGAGGAACCAGGGGCCAGGGCCCGGGGTGAAACCATAGGAACcctgagagaaggagaggaggatggtcaaggaggaagacagacaagGATGTGGGCAAAAGGTGGTGAGGAAAACAGCTTGGACGTGGGTTTAGAAGTCATGTCAACATGGTCTAGACCCTTGAGTCAGCCAGTGGCTGAGGGTGCGGCTGTTAGGAGTGGAACTGCAGCTCAGCAGCGCAAGGCCCAACATCTGGGAAGCCTAGTTCTGGGCCTTGCTTGTTGGGCatttgctccctgctcagtccccAATGGTGGGCGTACCCAATAGCTCCCAGTTATAGAGCATCCGCTTTGTGCTGAGTGTTGTGCACAGCACTCTGTGTTTGTCCACCTATTTAGACTGTCCAGCCCTGTAAAGGAAGTAGGGGTGTCTGTGTTTGACCAACGAGGACTCCCAGGCTTGAAGAGcataagtgactttcccaaggttacacagctagtaagctTAAGAGTCAGCATGTGAACCCAGGTGGGCCTGTGctatgcccccccacccccccgccgcatCCCCTACTCCGTCCCCACTTGGCCAAGCTGCTTCAGACATTAGGGTAACTGGAGggagggtggagaaagagagccATCTGGAAGAGCTACAGGAATGAGGTCTTCTCAGCCTAGAGGAGATAATGTCACAGAGAGATTAACTCGCAGTAGCAGCCTTCAGATTTGGAACGGACTTTGAGGAGCTGGTTTAAaataggagaagcaggcttcaacTTGAACATCAAGGATTTAGGGTAAGCATTAGGGAGGACTCACCTCTGCAAAGGAATGTGAGGCCGTGGAACAGGAGACCAGGGGAAGGTGAAGTTTTCCTGAAccgcttttatttatttttttaaaaaagattttatggggcacctgggtggctcagtgggttaagcctctgtcttcggctcaggttatgatctcagggtcctgggattgagccccacatcaggctctctgcttggcagggagcctgcttcctcctctctctctctctctctgcctgcctctctgcctacttgtgatctttctgtcaaataaataaaatcttttaaaaaaataaaataaaataaaaaagattttatttatttatttgtcagagagagagagtgagagagagcgagagagtgagcacaggcagacagagtggcaggcggaggcagagggcgaagcaggctccctgctgagcaaggagcctgaggtgggactcaatcccaggatgttgggatcatgacctgagccgaaggcagccgcttaaccaactgggccacccaggcgttccctgAACCGCTTTTAAAATAGGGTGGATTTTCAGCCCTTTTGGGTCGTGTCGGTGGAGGCTTTCCTAAGGAGAGGGACATGGAGGTTCCTTTCAGACCTGTAGGCTTATGTGTTTCAAGGTTGCAAGAGGTCAGGAACTGGTCTTGGGGTGGTGAGTGGCTGGGGCCGGGGGACATGTTGATGATGAGCCTGGGAGCGGTGTCTCTGTCACAGAACTTGGACCAGTGGACCATGCGCCAGTCATCTTTGGAGCTGCAGCTCATGATCAAGCAGACCCCTAACAATGTGAGTGGTGCCTGGCCCTCTCTTTCCCGTGCCCGCTTCCAGCTCCACATGCCTCACAAGGGTGGGTCACCACAGAAAAACCCATGTCCTGCCCTTGGGTTCTTgggctgagagagaagagaggacgGGAAGATGGCAGACTGCGTGGGGCTGAGGAATAGGGAGGTGGGCTGGGAGAGCTGGGGCTCTGCGCCGTGGGGGAAGGTTGGCGGTGGTGGTGGCAGAGGCTGTTTCTGTGGTCATGACAGTGAGGAGGTGTTCGAGGAGAAGATAGTGGGGAATTGGAGAAATGGGGAGGTGCTGGAGGGCACAGCTCCCAGCAGAGTTGTCTCTCCCCACTCTCATTACCCTCCAGATGCCTTTCTCCGCCCTCATTTCCTACATCTCCTACCATCTGTTTTCCTTCATCCCCAGTTACCTAGTACCCCATGTGCCTTTcatccccctgccccaggagatGAACTCCCTCTTGGAGAACATCGCCAAGGCCACAATTGAGGTTTTCCAGCAGTCAGCAGAGACGGGGTCTTCTTCTGGAAGCACTGCCAGCAACATGCCCAGCAGCAGCAAGACCAAGCCAGTGCTCAGGTTGGGAAAAAATGTGTTCAGATCCCTTATGAGTTGTTCTGCTAGCGTAAATGATTTCAGTCTCACAGAGGTTCTAGGTCTGTCCGTcaggtgaggggaggaggggtgctTCCACCCTGGTCTGGCTCCTTTGGGACACTGTGTGCTCTGTCTGTCCTCCAGCTCTCTAGAGCGCTCTGGTGTGTGGCTGGTGGCCCCCCTCATTGCTAAACTGCCCACCTCAGTCCAGGGGCATGTGTTAAAGGCGGCCGGGGAAGAACTGGAGAAGGGTCAGCACCTGGGTTCCTCTTCCCGCAAAGAACGTGACCGACAAAAGCAGAAGAGGTAGAGTGGCTGTGGAGGGGACCAAGATTGAGGGGTAGAAAGGAGAGGATGCAGggccagggaagaaaaaaatctgggacACGGGTGGGGATGAGAAAtcacaggaaagtggaaaatTGGAGGGTAAGAGTGGACACAGTTGAGCAAAAGGCTAGAtcttttttggttaattttatttatttgagagagagagacagagatagcgagagagagcacaaggtgggggaggagagggagaagcaggctccccactgagcagggagctccatgtgggactcgatcccaggacccaggaatcatgacctcagctgagggcagatgcttaacctgactGTGCCCCCCCCAGGCAACCCAAGAGGCTAGATCTTGAGAGAGTAGAGTCTGGGGCTTGGAATGATGAGATGGGCAGCTGCCTAATTCACATCTCATGGTCCTGtccttgttcttttcctcttcctcccttctttagCATGTCCCTGTTGAGCCAGCAGCCATTCTTATCCCTGGTGCTGACGTGTCTGAAAGGGCAGGATGAGCAGCGTGAGGGCCTTCTCACCTCCCTCTACAGCCAGGTGCACCAGGTACAGGCCCTGGAGCCACTGAGCTGCGCCAGAGGGCAGAAATGGGTGCCCCCGAGGCCACCATGTCCCCAGAACCTCCAGTACTTAACGGTCAACGCCTTGAGTGTTTGGGGATGGAAATGAGAAGATGCCGAAAGCTGGTCGTTATGCTTGTTTCTGTCTCAGATTGTGAATAACTGGCGGGACAACCAGTACTTAGATGATTGCAAACCAAAGCAGCTCATGCACGAGGCTCTCAAGCTGCGGCTCAACCTGGTGAGGGGGGGTCCGGGGAGAAAAAAGATGTGGGTGGGACTAGAACTGCTCCATAGAGATGCCTCCCCACTCCAGCGctggccaggggtgggggcggagggtgCTGAGATGGAGGGCCCAATTTCCACCGGGTCTTTGAGTACTGATCTGGCCCTCCTCAAGACATGGGACCGAAAGTGGTTGAAAGTCTGGATCCTTGCAGAGACCCTGCCTCAGTACCCTAGATTCTGGCTGGGACCCTGGAAACCCACCGTGGAATGTTGAGCGGAATCCTGGACATCCCTTAGTCCAGCTCCCATGGGTTCCTAAGTCAGGAACCCGAGGCCCAGAGGGGCCAAGAATGTAGTCATTGGCCTAGACTCACATAACAGATCCTGGGTCCGACTGGTACGTGGTGGGAGCTGGGCGAAGTGGCAGCCAGGCTGGGTTCTGCTGTGAGCTTTCCCGAAATGCCAGCCTTCAGATGCCCCTGAGCCATCTGACAGGCTCGTTGTGGCCCTGGCAGGTGGGGGGCATGTTTGACACGGTGCAGCGCAGCACCCAGCAGACCACCGAGTGGGCCATGCTCCTCTTGGAGATCATCATCAGCGGCACCGTGGACATGCAGTCCAACAAGTAAAGtacccccaccctctgccctcagTCTTGCGCCTGGGAGGTAGTCCCTTCCCCAATGCCAGGTGCAGGACGCCCTGCGGCTGGCGCAGCTCTCCCTACTTGGCTCCCACCCTGGAGCCACTGTCTGGCCTAGCCTCTTTCCTCTCTGGTTCTCTCCCGGTCTTCTCATCACAGCGAGCTCTTCACCACTGTGCTGGACATGCTGAGTGTGCTCATCAACGGGACCCTGGCCGCGGACATGTCTAGCATCTCTCAGGGCAGCATGGAGGAGAATAAACGTGCCTACATGAACCTGGTGAAGAAGCTACGGGTGAGCAGAGGAAGCGAGGGCACGGCTCTGGTGGCGGGGGATGGGGACCGGCCCCTCggctccctctcccctgacctTGCGCACGCCGTTCGACTTCGTTCAGGCCAGAGCcgcctcccctccacctccctgtcCACTTCTTGTTATCTGTACAGCAAGGGTTTACTGAGTGTCGTCGTCGTGCCTGTTTCTCTGCTGTCCCTTGAGACTTCCCATCACTCCTTTGCTGTGTCCTTGAACCCTTGCCTGTCTTCCTGTGCCTGCAGAAAGAACTGGGGGAGCGCCAGTCAGACAGTCTGGAAAAAGTTCTCCAGCTGCTGCCACTGCCCAAGCCGACCAGAGATGTCATCACCTGTGAGCCGCAGGGCTCCCTCATCGACACCAAGGGCAACAAGATTGCAGGCTTCGATTCCATCTTCAAGAAGGAGGCACGTCCCCTTTTCCTCCCATCCCTTTTCCTATTGCAGCACCGATCCCCTCACACCCAgcttttccctcctctgggcAAGAGCTCTCCCTGCATGAACCTTGCTGCTACGACTGGCTTACCAGGTGGGGGAGTCCATGGGGCTCTGCTGGCAACAGCTGTCTCTGGGGTGTGGAGCTGatcactgaactttttttttttaattaacatttctgCACCCCATCTTGAGAATCTCATCCTCATTCATCTGTCTCTTcacctctacccacctccccccatctGCACCCACCTTTGAACAGACAACCCATTTCTCAGCACCCTGTCCTCCTCCACCCTGGCCAGCACCCCACCCATCTGTCTGGCCAGCTGCTGGATCTCTGTTACCCTGCATTCACCCGTGCCAGCTCCCCCATCTCTGCAAAACTTTCCCTGCCCCTCGTCTCTGTCAGCTGCAGTGTTTGTTGAGTAACCCGATTGGCTGTGGAGAGccgagagggggagggaaaaaagaggaggCAGAGTCTAAAATCTAGAGTCCAGTCCAGTCACATGTACTCTGTCTTCACTCCTTTTCCTGGcccatttgtctgtctttctgagtctttctctctctctctgtctctgcctgactctctcccttggcccttctctgtgtctctttgtgcacctctttgtctctcttcctgtttctgtctctttctctgtttttgcctttcagtctcttcctgccttcctgttgCTGTGTCTTCCTTTGAATGTCAGCATCTGTGTGTCCCTGcccatcaccctctcccctctgatctctgtctgctcTGAGCGTGTACCTCAGAGTACACGCTGTTGGTGTGCATGTGTTTTCATGTCCATCCCTCTCACCGTCTCCCAGGAACTGACCCGGGCctgggtttgtttttggtttttggttttttggggttttgttttttttttttctccgttTGATTGCCAACAGATCCTTACCCCTCTCCTACAAGCCCTTAAGGTCTGTCTCCTGTTTGCCAAATCTCATTAGCTCACTGTGTGTCATTTTCTGGAGCAGGGTCTACAGGTTTCTACCAAACAAAAGATCTCTCCCTGGGATCTTTTTGAGGGCTTGAAGCCATCCGCGCCACTGTCCTGGGGCTGGTTTGGAACAGTCCGGGTGGACCGGCGTGTGGCCCGAGGAGAGGAGCAGCAGCGCTTGCTGCTGTATCACACCCACCtgcggccccggccccgcgcctATTATCTGGAGCCGCTCCCGCTGCCCCCGGAAGATGAGGagccccctgctcccaccctgtTAGAGCCTGAGAAGAAGGCTCCAGAGCCCCCCAAAACTGACAAACCTGGGGCCGCTCCACCCAGTACTGAGGAACGCAAGAAGAAATCCACCAAGGGCAAGAAACGCAGCCAGCCACCCACCAAGACAGAGGTTAGCGCtgccccccccaaacccccaccccattATGCTGccacagcctctctctctctgccccccacctcatAATTCTGTGCAGCTGCTGGTTTCTGAGGGAagtgaaggggaggtggggaagaggtgCCATAAGAATAACAAAAATGAGTCACATAGGTCTAGCTCCTTTGCAGCCCTGGTCCCCCACCTTGTCCCACCTCTCCCCTGTACCCCCTACCCAAGTTACAGTccactcaccttcctcctctgctcttcATGCAGGACTATGGAATGGGCCCGGGAAGGAGTGGCCCCTATGGTGTGACGGTGCCCCCAGACCTCTTGCACCACACTAACCCTGCTTCCATATCGCATCTGAGCTACAGGCAGGGCTCCATAGGCCTGTACACCCAGAACCAGCCACTCCCTGCAGGTGAGAGCCAGCCCCTAGGAAGGGGAGTTACCTGAGCATCCCTCCTGCCTGAGGGACAATGTCGCATCCCTGAGAATGTGCCCATGACCGGGACACTGAGCAGGAACTCAGGGAATGGGGAGCCTGGAAAGGTCAGCCTTCTCCCCTTTCCAGGCGGCCCTCGTGTGGACCCGTACCGCCCTGTGCGGTTACCGATGCAGAAGCTGCCCACCCG
Coding sequences:
- the MED12 gene encoding mediator of RNA polymerase II transcription subunit 12 isoform X9, whose protein sequence is MAAFGILSYEHRPLKRPRLGPPDVYPQDPKQKEDELTALNVKQGFNNQPAVSGDEHGSAKNVNFNPAKISSNFSSIIAEKLRCNTLPDTGRRKPQVNQKDNFWLVTARSQSAINTWFTDLAGTKPLTQLAKKVPIFSKKEEVFGYLAKYTVPVMRAAWLIKMTCAYYASINETKVKKRHVIDPFMEWTQIITKYLWEQLQKMAEYYRPGPAGSGGCGSTIGPLPHDVEVAIRQWDYNEKLAMFMFQDGMLDRHEFLTWVLECFEKIRPGEDELLKLLLPLLLRYSGEFVQSAYLSRRLAYFCTRRLALQLDGVSSHSSHVMSTQSTSTLPTTPAPQPPTSSTTSTPFSDLLMCPQHRPLVFGLSCILQTILLCCPSALVWHYSLTDSRIKTGSPLDHLPIAPSNLPMPEGNSAFTQQVRAKLREIEQQIKERGQAVEVRWSFDKCQEATAGFTIGRVLHTLEVLDSHSFERSDFSNSLDSLCNRIFGLGPSKDGHEISSDDDAVVSLLCEWAVSCKRSGRHRAMVVAKLLEKRQAEIEAERCGESEAADEKGSIASGSLSAPSAPIFQDVLLQFLDTQAPMLTDPRSESERVEFFNLVLLFCELIRHDVFSHNMYTCTLISRGDLAFGAPGPRPPSPFDDPADDSERKETEGSSSSKLEDPGLSESMDIDPSSSVLFEDMEKPDFSLFSPTMPCEGKGSPSPEKPDVEKDVKPPPKEKIEGTLGVLYDQPRHVQYATHFPIPQEESCSHECNQRLVVLFGVGKQRDDARHAIKKITKDILKVLNRKGTAETGGEDGQKRRRNRPEAFPTAEDIFAKFQHLSHYDQHQVTAQVSRNVLEQITSFALGMSYHLPLVQHVQFIFDLMEYSLSISGLIDFAIQLLNELSVVEAELLLKSSDLVGSYTTSLCLCIVAVLRHYHACLILNQDQMAQVFEGLCGVVKHGMNRSDGSSAERCILAYLYDLYTSCSHLKSKFGELFSDFCSKVKNTIYCNVEPSESNMRWAPEFMIDTLENPAAHTFTYTGLGKSLSENPANRYSFVCNALMHVCVGHHDPDRVNDIAILCAELTGYCKSLSAEWLGVLKALCCSSNNGTCGFNDLLCNVDVSDLSFHDSLATFVAILIARQCLLLEDLIRCAAIPSLLNAACSEQDSEPGARLTCRILLHLFKTPQLNPCQSDGTPSPDKPTVGIRSSCDRHLLAASQNRIVDGAVFAVLKAVFVLGDAELKGSGFTVTGGTEELPEEEGGGGSGGRRQGGRNISVETASLDVYAKYVLRSICQQEWVGERCLKSLCEDSNDLQDPVLSSAQAQRLMQLICYPYRLLDNEDGENPQRQRIKRILQNLDQWTMRQSSLELQLMIKQTPNNEMNSLLENIAKATIEVFQQSAETGSSSGSTASNMPSSSKTKPVLSSLERSGVWLVAPLIAKLPTSVQGHVLKAAGEELEKGQHLGSSSRKERDRQKQKSMSLLSQQPFLSLVLTCLKGQDEQREGLLTSLYSQVHQIVNNWRDNQYLDDCKPKQLMHEALKLRLNLVGGMFDTVQRSTQQTTEWAMLLLEIIISGTVDMQSNNELFTTVLDMLSVLINGTLAADMSSISQGSMEENKRAYMNLVKKLRKELGERQSDSLEKVLQLLPLPKPTRDVITCEPQGSLIDTKGNKIAGFDSIFKKEGLQVSTKQKISPWDLFEGLKPSAPLSWGWFGTVRVDRRVARGEEQQRLLLYHTHLRPRPRAYYLEPLPLPPEDEEPPAPTLLEPEKKAPEPPKTDKPGAAPPSTEERKKKSTKGKKRSQPPTKTEDYGMGPGRSGPYGVTVPPDLLHHTNPASISHLSYRQGSIGLYTQNQPLPAGGPRVDPYRPVRLPMQKLPTRPPYPGVLPTTMTGVMGLEPSYKTSVYRQQQPAVPQGQRLRQQLQAKIQSQGILGQSSVHQMTPSSSYGLQTSQGYTPYVSHVGLQQHAGPAGTMVPPSYSSQPYQSTHPSTNPTLVDPTRHLQQRPSGYVHQQAPTYGHGLTSTQRFSHQTLQQAPMIGAMTPLGAQGVQAGVRSASILPEQQQQQQQQQQQQQQQQQQQQQQQQQQQYHIRQQQQQQILRVKP